A genomic region of Vitreimonas flagellata contains the following coding sequences:
- a CDS encoding helix-turn-helix domain-containing protein: protein MAPENAHPRVIANNDSARQALRAIEREFGVSLEEMKSASRRRHIVRARWAAFRVLRMRGWSTPKIGALFNRDHTSVLYALGEIEAKQPRSPAPGA from the coding sequence ATGGCTCCGGAAAATGCACACCCACGCGTGATCGCCAACAACGACAGCGCACGCCAGGCGCTGCGCGCGATCGAGCGTGAGTTCGGCGTCTCGCTCGAAGAGATGAAGAGCGCGAGCCGCCGGCGTCACATCGTGCGCGCCAGGTGGGCGGCGTTTCGCGTGCTGCGCATGCGCGGCTGGTCGACGCCGAAGATCGGCGCGCTCTTCAATCGCGACCACACCAGCGTGCTCTACGCGCTGGGCGAGATCGAAGCCAAGCAGCCACGGAGCCCGGCGCCAGGCGCATGA
- a CDS encoding DUF1064 domain-containing protein: protein MVTTGEVSAVSKSTHTIARRAVSRAEIIAGVSPKRNKFGAKRVKVDGIWFDSKGEAARYSELKLEERAGDVRNIKTQVAIPLIAFSMYAVGGEEVGHYKADYTYERRNSRGDWFPVVEDFKGEPTAAKETYRFKRRMFRANYGFDITETKRSRRR from the coding sequence TTGGTCACGACTGGCGAGGTGAGCGCCGTGTCTAAGTCAACGCACACGATCGCGCGGCGAGCGGTCTCGCGCGCCGAGATCATCGCCGGCGTCTCGCCCAAGCGAAACAAGTTCGGCGCAAAGCGCGTGAAGGTCGACGGCATCTGGTTCGACTCCAAGGGCGAGGCCGCGCGCTACAGCGAGCTCAAGCTCGAGGAGCGCGCCGGCGACGTGCGCAACATCAAGACGCAGGTGGCGATCCCGCTGATCGCGTTCTCGATGTACGCCGTCGGTGGTGAGGAGGTCGGTCACTACAAGGCCGATTACACCTACGAGCGGCGCAACAGTCGCGGCGACTGGTTTCCTGTGGTCGAGGACTTCAAGGGCGAGCCCACGGCAGCCAAGGAAACCTATCGGTTCAAGCGGCGCATGTTCCGCGCCAATTACGGCTTCGACATCACCGAAACTAAACGATCGAGGAGGCGCTGA
- a CDS encoding helix-turn-helix domain-containing protein → MSIEAMHWAFRQRGLSDGCARLLHVLSDYADENGVCWPSRGRLAERIEKSVDTVDRRANELIEAGMMCRAPRNRVSANGNVTTLSNAYYLHIKGQRACAQCEADTSRTSAAGDVERPRRNSAARRTLPEQEDAPREGGRKSAAAGDDETDRTIAAGGEVAAEGAARAAARGAAPVAAAESFIEPPDSSSFPRPRGSAGGLKGAAGELVALVNHPKLDPTKAPGLVTTTAWVAAFQRLELSIEEIALVICHVLEVRDRRNPQADDITTWNFFTKAMREFAAEKAAASLTDAPETLNAATADNFRPLNAAERESALTRNRRASWSAVLSAAEHDVVPGSGQGGDRDEPGAGGGADLFANDPRRTAAGGS, encoded by the coding sequence TTGAGCATCGAGGCCATGCACTGGGCGTTCCGGCAACGCGGACTGAGCGACGGCTGCGCGCGGCTGCTGCACGTGTTGTCGGACTATGCCGACGAGAACGGCGTGTGCTGGCCGTCGCGCGGTCGCTTGGCCGAGCGGATCGAGAAAAGCGTCGACACCGTCGATCGACGCGCCAACGAGCTGATCGAGGCAGGCATGATGTGCCGCGCGCCGCGCAATCGGGTGAGCGCCAACGGCAACGTCACGACGCTTTCAAACGCGTACTACCTGCACATCAAGGGCCAGCGCGCGTGCGCGCAATGTGAGGCCGACACCAGCCGCACTTCTGCGGCCGGTGATGTGGAACGACCCCGCCGCAATTCTGCGGCCCGCCGCACGTTGCCAGAGCAAGAAGATGCACCCCGCGAGGGGGGCCGCAAAAGTGCGGCTGCTGGCGACGACGAAACGGACCGCACAATTGCGGCGGGGGGCGAAGTTGCGGCGGAGGGGGCCGCACGTGCTGCGGCCCGGGGGGCCGCACCTGTTGCGGCTGCAGAATCCTTCATTGAACCACCAGACTCCTCCTCGTTCCCGCGACCGCGTGGATCGGCCGGTGGGTTGAAGGGCGCGGCCGGCGAGCTTGTCGCGCTGGTCAACCACCCGAAGCTCGATCCGACCAAGGCGCCGGGCCTCGTCACGACGACGGCGTGGGTGGCCGCGTTTCAGCGCCTTGAGCTCTCGATCGAGGAGATCGCGCTGGTGATCTGCCACGTGCTCGAGGTCCGCGATCGCCGCAACCCACAAGCCGACGACATCACGACCTGGAATTTTTTCACCAAAGCGATGCGCGAGTTCGCGGCCGAAAAAGCCGCAGCTTCGCTCACCGATGCACCGGAGACGCTCAATGCAGCAACAGCTGACAATTTCCGCCCGCTCAATGCTGCCGAGCGTGAGTCGGCCCTTACCCGAAATCGACGCGCATCCTGGAGCGCTGTGCTTAGCGCGGCTGAGCATGACGTCGTTCCTGGATCTGGCCAAGGAGGGGATCGCGACGAACCAGGAGCGGGAGGCGGTGCGGATCTATTTGCCAATGATCCAAGACGCACTGCGGCCGGCGGCTCGTGA
- a CDS encoding GcrA family cell cycle regulator encodes MSEIGWTAERIATLGKLWSEGLSSGEIARALGGVTRNAVIGKVHRLGLGARVARVGGRANGGARPKRATRAVVMKAPRVNPKPAKLSPGEELARVRALRPIEIDGAPRSALTLRYIGECKFGIGDPRCDADFAFCGRATDGTQVYCAEHRKLVYEKASKPQVDASVAGVRKLLEARDRQRQRRGAFGVGTIDLREAL; translated from the coding sequence ATGTCAGAAATTGGCTGGACAGCAGAACGCATCGCAACGCTTGGCAAATTGTGGAGCGAAGGCCTCTCTAGCGGCGAGATAGCGAGGGCGCTCGGAGGCGTCACGCGCAACGCCGTGATCGGCAAGGTGCATCGGTTGGGGCTTGGCGCCCGCGTTGCGCGCGTCGGCGGGCGAGCCAATGGTGGCGCTCGGCCAAAACGCGCGACGCGCGCGGTGGTGATGAAAGCGCCACGCGTCAATCCAAAGCCGGCGAAGCTTTCACCTGGCGAAGAGCTCGCACGCGTACGTGCGCTGCGGCCGATCGAGATCGATGGCGCGCCACGCAGCGCGCTCACGCTCCGCTACATAGGCGAGTGCAAATTCGGCATCGGAGACCCGCGTTGCGACGCTGATTTTGCGTTCTGCGGCCGTGCGACCGATGGAACGCAGGTCTACTGCGCCGAGCACCGCAAGCTGGTTTACGAGAAGGCGAGCAAGCCGCAGGTCGACGCCAGCGTCGCCGGCGTGCGCAAATTGCTCGAGGCGCGGGATCGCCAGCGTCAGCGCCGCGGCGCTTTCGGCGTCGGCACAATCGATCTGCGGGAGGCGTTGTGA
- a CDS encoding helix-turn-helix domain-containing protein translates to MQSSAPPRPTYTPALISAWLEHLGWKPAQLARAVGISAMQIGRLAKGERPYTQPNIEAIAKALGVTVVELLAVDPTDPQSRLRVAAEIARIPPERYAEAISYLAYLAEKRITPDAE, encoded by the coding sequence ATGCAATCGAGTGCGCCTCCCCGGCCGACATACACTCCAGCGCTGATCTCAGCTTGGCTTGAACACCTCGGCTGGAAGCCCGCACAATTGGCTCGCGCCGTTGGAATTTCCGCTATGCAGATCGGCCGCTTGGCCAAGGGCGAACGCCCATATACCCAGCCAAATATCGAAGCGATCGCGAAAGCGCTTGGCGTCACGGTGGTGGAGCTTTTGGCCGTCGATCCAACCGATCCACAAAGCCGCTTACGCGTTGCCGCAGAGATCGCACGAATCCCGCCTGAACGGTACGCCGAGGCCATTTCTTACCTCGCTTATCTGGCCGAAAAACGAATCACCCCGGACGCCGAATAG
- a CDS encoding J domain-containing protein: MTQAYPLAWPDGWPRTPKHRQTSSRFKVTQDRARRNLLDQLRMLGATQGRTVISSDVAVRQDGQPYADQARRLIHDPGVAVYFELDGKAMVMACDLYTQPFENMHALGHAIEHLRGLDRHGGGHMIERAFTGFQALPPPSTSERTWWDVLECTRDASIDVIRAQHRRLLMDHHPDRGGSDARMAEINRARDKAMAERSIRA, translated from the coding sequence ATGACGCAGGCATATCCCCTCGCGTGGCCGGATGGTTGGCCGCGCACACCGAAACACCGGCAGACCTCCAGCCGCTTCAAGGTCACCCAAGATCGCGCGCGGCGCAATCTGCTCGACCAGCTGCGCATGCTGGGCGCCACGCAGGGCCGCACGGTGATCTCGTCCGACGTCGCCGTTCGCCAAGACGGCCAGCCCTACGCCGACCAGGCGCGTCGGCTCATCCACGATCCGGGTGTCGCCGTTTATTTTGAGCTCGACGGCAAGGCGATGGTGATGGCCTGCGATCTCTACACGCAGCCCTTCGAAAACATGCACGCGCTCGGCCACGCGATCGAGCATCTGCGCGGCCTCGATCGCCACGGCGGCGGCCACATGATCGAGCGCGCGTTTACGGGCTTTCAGGCCCTCCCGCCGCCGTCCACCAGCGAGCGCACCTGGTGGGACGTGCTCGAGTGCACGCGCGACGCCTCGATCGACGTCATCCGCGCCCAACACCGCCGGCTTTTAATGGATCACCATCCAGATCGCGGCGGCAGCGACGCACGCATGGCCGAGATCAATAGGGCTCGCGACAAAGCGATGGCCGAGCGGAGTATCCGCGCGTGA
- a CDS encoding DUF192 domain-containing protein, giving the protein MLTVAARTFALVLSLAIYACAQPAPRATIDPVSGLELEQVVVETRNGPVTFTAEIADDERERNQGLMFRESLADDRGMLFHFQQPEMASFWMRNTIIPLDIIFIAPDGRILNIAERTTPYSEEPVPAVGMTRGVLEIRGGRAAELGIRPGDRVRHRIFQ; this is encoded by the coding sequence ATGCTTACGGTCGCCGCGCGGACTTTTGCTCTCGTTCTATCGTTGGCGATTTACGCCTGCGCCCAGCCCGCGCCGCGGGCGACGATCGATCCGGTATCCGGTCTGGAGCTGGAGCAGGTGGTGGTCGAGACGCGCAATGGACCCGTCACCTTCACCGCCGAAATCGCTGACGACGAGCGCGAGCGCAATCAGGGGCTCATGTTCCGTGAAAGCCTCGCCGACGACCGCGGCATGCTGTTTCACTTCCAGCAGCCCGAAATGGCGAGCTTCTGGATGCGCAATACAATCATCCCGCTCGACATCATCTTCATCGCCCCGGACGGGCGCATCCTGAACATCGCCGAGCGCACGACGCCGTATTCGGAAGAGCCGGTGCCGGCGGTGGGCATGACACGCGGTGTGTTGGAGATCCGAGGCGGTCGCGCCGCTGAACTGGGTATTCGCCCTGGCGACCGGGTGCGGCACCGCATCTTCCAGTAA
- the recJ gene encoding single-stranded-DNA-specific exonuclease RecJ — translation MSAALKLDANAAFLGVERSLTGRRWRSRDADLTLVEAFRRRFSLPEIAARLMAGRGISLEGAPTFLEPTLKALFPDPSTFQDMDEAARVIEDAIVSGRSCAVLADYDVDGGSSGAQLVRYFRARGRELKIYVPDRMTEGYGPSIVAFERLKAAGVELVITVDCGAAAEGPLNAAADLGIDVVVLDHHLMGGPPPKARAVVNPNRMDDRSGQGHLTAAGVVLVAMAAINREARRRGSIGSNNLPDLMQMLDLAAIGTVCDVAPLTGFNRAIVAQGLKVLRNGKNIGMAALAENAGRKGQASVYDLGFILGPRINAGGRVGDASLATRLLSTEDPDEARELAATLEALNQERRQREAEMLAEAETDAIAEAEKHNVIIVGSHRWHPGVIGIAAGRLKDRLMKPTIVLGGVSEHEPAKGSGRSTPGVNLGGAVAAAKEAGLLINGGGHAAAAGLTVEWNKVEALKEFLSEKLTGELAASAGEARALSIDAAGSIGALDLDLIDALDRIGPYGQGHPEPMFALPNVRFSFAKLVKEEHVRFTLEDGRGARVSGIAFRAMKNPMGEAMMKKDATYHAAVRLKRNEWNGNVKAEVEIVDLAEAKG, via the coding sequence ATGAGCGCCGCGTTGAAGCTGGATGCCAACGCGGCGTTTCTTGGCGTCGAGCGTTCGCTCACCGGGCGGCGCTGGCGTTCGCGTGACGCGGACCTGACGCTGGTTGAGGCGTTTCGCCGGCGCTTTTCGCTGCCGGAAATCGCGGCGCGCCTGATGGCGGGGCGCGGCATCTCGCTGGAGGGTGCGCCGACCTTTCTTGAGCCGACGCTGAAAGCGCTGTTTCCAGACCCCTCCACGTTTCAGGACATGGATGAAGCGGCGCGCGTGATCGAAGACGCTATCGTGAGTGGTCGCTCTTGTGCCGTGCTCGCCGATTACGATGTCGATGGCGGCTCATCGGGCGCGCAGCTCGTGCGCTATTTCCGCGCGCGTGGGCGCGAGCTGAAAATCTACGTGCCGGACCGGATGACCGAGGGCTACGGCCCGTCGATCGTGGCGTTCGAGCGCTTGAAGGCGGCAGGCGTCGAGCTTGTCATCACCGTCGATTGCGGCGCGGCGGCTGAGGGCCCGCTCAATGCGGCGGCTGATCTGGGTATCGATGTCGTTGTGCTCGATCACCATTTGATGGGCGGGCCGCCGCCGAAGGCGCGCGCGGTGGTCAATCCGAACCGCATGGACGATCGCTCGGGCCAAGGCCATCTAACGGCCGCAGGCGTCGTGCTAGTGGCGATGGCGGCGATCAATCGCGAGGCGCGTCGGCGTGGTTCGATTGGCTCGAACAATCTGCCTGATCTGATGCAGATGCTCGATCTTGCCGCGATCGGCACTGTCTGCGATGTGGCGCCGCTCACGGGCTTCAATCGCGCGATTGTGGCGCAAGGCCTGAAAGTGCTGCGCAACGGCAAGAATATCGGCATGGCCGCGCTTGCGGAGAATGCCGGTCGCAAGGGCCAAGCCAGCGTCTATGATTTGGGCTTTATTCTGGGGCCGCGCATCAATGCGGGCGGTCGCGTCGGGGATGCGTCGCTCGCAACGCGGTTGCTTTCGACCGAAGATCCAGATGAAGCGCGCGAGTTGGCGGCGACGCTTGAAGCGTTGAACCAAGAGCGGCGTCAGCGCGAAGCGGAGATGCTGGCGGAAGCTGAAACCGACGCGATCGCGGAGGCAGAGAAGCACAACGTCATCATCGTCGGCTCACATCGCTGGCATCCGGGCGTAATTGGCATCGCGGCGGGGCGGCTGAAGGATCGGCTGATGAAGCCGACGATCGTGTTGGGCGGCGTGAGCGAGCACGAGCCCGCGAAGGGGTCAGGACGTTCAACGCCGGGCGTGAACCTTGGCGGCGCAGTCGCTGCGGCCAAGGAGGCGGGCTTGCTTATCAATGGCGGCGGCCACGCGGCGGCGGCTGGCCTCACGGTCGAGTGGAACAAAGTCGAAGCGCTGAAGGAGTTTCTTTCAGAGAAGCTTACGGGCGAACTCGCGGCGTCGGCGGGCGAGGCGCGTGCGCTGTCGATCGACGCTGCCGGCTCGATCGGCGCGCTTGATCTTGATCTCATCGATGCGCTCGATCGCATTGGCCCGTACGGGCAGGGGCATCCGGAGCCGATGTTCGCGTTGCCGAACGTGCGCTTCAGCTTCGCGAAACTCGTGAAGGAAGAGCATGTGCGCTTCACGCTGGAAGATGGCCGCGGCGCGCGCGTCAGCGGCATCGCGTTCCGCGCCATGAAGAACCCGATGGGTGAGGCGATGATGAAGAAGGACGCGACCTATCACGCTGCCGTGCGCCTCAAGCGCAACGAATGGAACGGCAACGTGAAAGCAGAAGTCGAGATCGTCGATCTGGCCGAAGCGAAGGGTTAG
- the glpX gene encoding class II fructose-bisphosphatase has product MNAITDDLAFAAVRAPIAAAIAAAQFTGRGDERAADQAAVDAMRAALNALPIKGRVVIGEGERDEAPMLYVGEEVGKGVGPALDIAVDPLEGTTLTAKAKANAMSVMALAPKGGLLHAPDTYMDKLAIGPGYEEGIVDLDKPVDQNVRALARAKGVTVQDIGVCVLDRPRHASIIEALRAVGARVHLIGDGDIAGVINCTNPETGIDMYVGSGGAPEGVLAAAALKCVGGQFQGRLIIRNDEERVRAEHAGLSDVKRRYTLDELVSADAIFIATGVTTGSLLYGVKNVAGIVHTNTIVMNSATRTVAELRLKQPVA; this is encoded by the coding sequence ATGAACGCCATCACCGACGATCTCGCGTTTGCCGCGGTTCGTGCGCCGATAGCAGCCGCGATTGCGGCGGCGCAGTTTACCGGACGAGGCGACGAGAGAGCGGCGGACCAGGCGGCGGTCGATGCGATGCGCGCGGCGTTGAACGCGCTGCCGATCAAGGGCCGCGTCGTGATTGGTGAAGGCGAGCGCGATGAAGCGCCGATGCTTTATGTGGGCGAAGAAGTCGGCAAGGGCGTCGGCCCCGCGCTCGATATTGCGGTCGATCCGTTGGAAGGCACCACTCTGACGGCGAAGGCGAAGGCCAACGCGATGTCGGTGATGGCGCTGGCGCCGAAGGGCGGCCTTCTGCATGCGCCGGACACGTATATGGATAAGCTCGCGATCGGGCCGGGCTACGAAGAAGGCATCGTCGATCTTGATAAGCCAGTGGACCAAAACGTGCGCGCCCTGGCGCGCGCGAAAGGCGTCACGGTGCAGGACATCGGCGTCTGCGTGCTCGATCGCCCGCGCCATGCCAGCATCATCGAAGCGCTGCGTGCTGTCGGCGCGCGCGTGCATTTAATCGGCGACGGCGACATCGCCGGCGTTATCAATTGCACCAATCCCGAAACCGGCATCGATATGTATGTCGGCTCCGGCGGTGCGCCCGAAGGCGTGCTCGCGGCGGCGGCTCTGAAATGCGTCGGCGGCCAGTTTCAAGGGCGGCTCATCATTCGCAACGATGAAGAGCGCGTGCGCGCTGAACACGCTGGCCTCTCCGATGTGAAGCGCCGCTACACCCTGGATGAATTGGTCAGCGCCGATGCGATCTTTATTGCAACGGGCGTGACGACCGGCTCGCTACTCTACGGTGTAAAGAACGTCGCCGGAATCGTGCACACGAATACGATCGTGATGAATTCGGCGACGCGCACCGTCGCTGAGCTGCGCTTGAAGCAGCCAGTCGCCTAA